In Saccharomonospora marina XMU15, one genomic interval encodes:
- a CDS encoding DUF6292 family protein — protein sequence MDLEFHGAPAQGLRRYVRLVREALELVGDCSCVQLEPPANAYLAVEGSLAWFPGRDVALIWDEENGWAVAVEAHCGEDLLVQDYLGADILPEPGEVARFAKRVMQGERVGLLDAPALRTAETQDELPSRLAEYAVPVAVPS from the coding sequence ATGGATCTGGAGTTTCACGGTGCTCCCGCGCAGGGACTGCGGCGCTACGTGCGCCTGGTGCGCGAGGCACTCGAGCTGGTCGGCGACTGTTCCTGTGTGCAACTGGAGCCACCGGCCAACGCGTACCTGGCTGTCGAGGGCAGTCTTGCGTGGTTCCCCGGCAGGGACGTGGCGTTGATCTGGGACGAGGAGAACGGCTGGGCCGTCGCGGTGGAGGCCCACTGTGGCGAGGACCTGCTCGTGCAGGACTACCTCGGCGCGGACATCCTGCCGGAGCCCGGTGAGGTGGCGCGGTTCGCCAAGCGGGTGATGCAGGGTGAGCGGGTGGGGCTGCTGGACGCGCCCGCACTGCGGACGGCGGAAACGCAGGACGAGCTACCGTCGCGGTTGGCGGAGTACGCCGTGCCCGTGGCAGTCCCGAGCTGA